One Rhodothermaceae bacterium DNA window includes the following coding sequences:
- a CDS encoding UDP-N-acetylglucosamine 2-epimerase (non-hydrolyzing) produces MHVCTLVGARPQFVKAAAVSPALKEVGIRETLIHSGQHYDELLSQIFFDELGVPPPVSNLEAGSGSHAAQTGEIMVRLEKFIKERGPYDAVIVYGDTNTTLAGALVAAKGNIPIAHVEAGIRSFNWLMPEEINRILTDRVSKWLLAPTETAAENLEREGLKENTILVGDVMLDATHMFAERAKKLFPLKSITHHNAGDYCLATVHRPSNTDIKENLQSIFSAFGQLPLPVILPLHPRTKAVLGHITVPDNVEITPPVSYLTMLTLTSNAHRVLTDSGGLQKEAYWFGVPCIILREETEYPETFENNWSVCTGANQESIINAAMGRPTGPQCRLGEGPEGRAAAMIARSLLK; encoded by the coding sequence ATGCATGTATGTACACTGGTCGGAGCCCGGCCGCAATTTGTGAAGGCGGCAGCCGTAAGTCCGGCGCTCAAGGAGGTCGGAATCAGAGAAACTCTGATTCATTCCGGGCAGCATTATGATGAACTGCTAAGTCAAATCTTTTTTGATGAACTTGGGGTTCCTCCACCGGTCTCAAACCTTGAGGCTGGATCTGGTTCTCATGCAGCGCAGACCGGGGAGATCATGGTGCGGCTGGAGAAGTTTATCAAAGAAAGGGGGCCGTATGATGCCGTCATTGTTTATGGGGACACAAATACAACCCTTGCCGGAGCTCTTGTTGCAGCGAAAGGGAATATCCCCATTGCACATGTCGAAGCAGGGATACGGAGTTTCAATTGGTTGATGCCGGAAGAGATCAATCGGATTCTCACGGACCGTGTATCAAAGTGGCTGCTTGCACCAACTGAAACTGCAGCAGAGAACTTAGAACGGGAAGGGCTAAAAGAGAATACCATACTCGTCGGCGATGTTATGCTGGATGCTACGCACATGTTTGCCGAACGTGCGAAGAAACTGTTTCCCCTCAAATCAATCACCCACCATAACGCTGGAGATTATTGTCTGGCAACCGTGCATCGCCCATCCAATACAGATATTAAAGAAAATCTTCAAAGCATCTTTTCAGCTTTCGGGCAATTACCATTACCGGTTATTTTGCCACTTCATCCCCGAACAAAAGCTGTACTAGGTCACATTACCGTTCCAGACAACGTAGAAATCACTCCGCCGGTCAGCTACCTAACAATGCTGACCCTCACATCCAATGCCCATCGCGTACTGACCGATAGTGGTGGACTCCAGAAAGAAGCCTACTGGTTTGGGGTACCCTGTATTATCCTGCGTGAGGAGACCGAGTACCCCGAAACCTTCGAAAATAACTGGAGTGTGTGTACCGGGGCAAACCAAGAGTCTATCATCAATGCTGCAATGGGAAGACCAACTGGCCCTCAATGTCGTCTGGGTGAGGGTCCTGAGGGAAGAGCAGCTGCAATGATTGCCCGTTCTCTTCTGAAATAA